The Macaca nemestrina isolate mMacNem1 chromosome 6, mMacNem.hap1, whole genome shotgun sequence genome window below encodes:
- the LOC105466842 gene encoding copper transport protein ATOX1 isoform X1 — translation MPKHVFSVDMTCGSCAEAVSRVLDKLGGVKYDIDLPNKKICIESEHSVDTLLATLKKTGKTVSYLGLE, via the exons ATGCCG AAGCACGTGTTCTCTGTGGACATGACCTGTGGAAGCTGTGCTGAAGCTGTCTCTCGGGTCCTTGATAAGCTTGGAG GAGTTAAGTATGACATTGACCTGCCCAACAAGAAGATCTGCATTGAATCTGAGCACAGCGTGGACACTCTGCTTGCAACCctgaagaaaacaggaaagactGTTTCCTACCTTGGCCTCGAGTAG
- the LOC105466842 gene encoding copper transport protein ATOX1 isoform X2, with product MPHVFSVDMTCGSCAEAVSRVLDKLGGVKYDIDLPNKKICIESEHSVDTLLATLKKTGKTVSYLGLE from the exons ATGCCG CACGTGTTCTCTGTGGACATGACCTGTGGAAGCTGTGCTGAAGCTGTCTCTCGGGTCCTTGATAAGCTTGGAG GAGTTAAGTATGACATTGACCTGCCCAACAAGAAGATCTGCATTGAATCTGAGCACAGCGTGGACACTCTGCTTGCAACCctgaagaaaacaggaaagactGTTTCCTACCTTGGCCTCGAGTAG